The following is a genomic window from Fundulus heteroclitus isolate FHET01 chromosome 16, MU-UCD_Fhet_4.1, whole genome shotgun sequence.
AGGCCACAGCAGAAAATAATGTAATATGCTgcatatttttatatatctaCATGCAGAAAATACTTTATATGTGCTCTAAATTCAGTAAAAGCAGTAATGACTGAGTTATTCCCTCCTTTGTTCTTAGTTTAACATTGGCTTACTTGTTGTCTTGTTTTCCCCCCAAAATAAGGCACACTAGAGATAGCacctatgttttgttttttttttccttttctttttttagcaggAAATAAGCGATCTGTACAGCATCAGTTCTGCAGAACATCTCAGGGCTAATACAAAGAGACATGCCAGCCTGTGCACTCACACCTGTGACCAGCTTCACATCTCCATTGGGTTAAAAGTCATGATGCAATTCCAGCCCCAGTGTGTCGAAAAACATTGTtggttttgtaaaataaaagtgtttcgGCGACTTTAATTCCTCAAGTCTGTTGTGATACGGCGTGGAGAGAGCTTGAAACGGGTATGATTGTTCTTGACAAAGTGTGGCAGAGGCTCCTGAATCGTATCTTTGAAGCTTTAACCCTAAAACTGTGGGAGCTGATTGAAGACGTTGAAGAAGGAGCTTAAATAATCAACCTTAAAATGTGTCTGCAGTTTGAAAAATCAGATTGACAGTCATAAAGATTAGCTCCCCGAATGAAATCTTTATATAATACTAGAATCCTCACCAGAACTCGTTATGcataaaaagtcaaattgaTACAGCTTCAGGTCTTTAGCAGAACGCATCATACTTAAAAAGACTGGCTAGTACTGTATGTATAAACAATAAATTTGCTATTttctattgaataatttaacaGAGTAAATCGTTAAATTACGctctatttaatttgtttttgtttgtttagttatgtttttgttttggggttttctttttgagggggggggggggtcacattttaatttttttaagtgctCCTCAAAAGCATCAACACttcaactgcaggttgctcatgTGCGATttgagcctgtttgctgttgcgatgacctggataactaGGAATTTCCACAGGCGTAATTATTATATTCTGTCTCTGTGACTCATGTTGTGATCTTTGTCCATGAAATCTAAATAACACTTATTTGCATGCTTACTTACTATTTAACGTATAATTCAGCCCAGATTCAGAGGTTTGAGATTTCAAAACGAGAAATGATATAAGTTTGTACAGATGCTAGAGAAACTGTGGCAGTTCCTTCCGTCTCTGCTGAATCACAAACAACCTTGAAACACAGAAGAACGTGTGGAAATTCAGCTGCTCTCAGAGCACACAGTTGCGGGTTGTGCTTCTGTCAGGTTGTATCTTTCCCCCGTGTATCAGACAGGATATAGCAGACAGACAGTGTTGATTAACCTGGTTTCTCACAGTAACAATGACTGGTTTCCTCCTCAAACACTTTTCTCTTTTACTCTTTTTGTGTCCTTggattatttgtttttcctatAATAGATCACCTTTTTTTACCTGCTGATCCATTATCCTCACAAAGAAGCAGTTAGTTATTCTCCATTGCTGTTATTGTCACGTTTGAGACCAGGTATACATATATgctgggctgttttttttccccattttgtttcaagttttttttagttaacataaatatttatcacatgttctgtttttttccttctgttgtGTTTCCTAGGCATGGCTGACTGAGATCCATGAATATGCCCAACAGGATGTGGTGCTCATGCTGCTTGGAAACAAGGCAAGTGGTCAAAAACAGgatgtaaaaaacaaagttataTTTCTTGCTTCCTTCCAAGCACCCAAATTGTAATGTTTAAAACACTGGGAATCCAGTATCggagccagacacggagctgaacttcaaagttttattgttaaaggcatactatgcaaaatttttcagttaattaatgtgttccataccgttttggatgattaaatgagtcatttcaggtagaacaaaggttttctcggccgccctggtggtctgtgggggaaataccgtacttgcaattgcaagagccctcggcccgcacccacaggctcagaagtctcgtgcaagaccgagagagtcggtcttgctttacggcgagaactccatgtgtttttgccctgccattcactatatgcgcgtgcaaaagcaacaacaaagaaccgcgtgttaacgtcaaataaacatgcaagcatatcaaggttttttttttattattgttatttttatttttttatttcatttttatttattttttatgacgccaagatagtgctgcgggaaaccctgatgttcatactttcactgtgttagtcattgtttgtactgccgttttttccacttttcgttgcgttcgcctgtctgctaagctcaaaacaaccgcgcctggcttgacggagaaaccagaacagctgagcatctttatgacagtgcacttttactttcgccctctggggggagcctcgctggaaaatcaaccccggttgcatagcaTACCTTTAAAAGAGAGATGATGACAGGCAAAGCCGTCAGGTGATGACAGGACAGGCTGACAATGGCTGACGATGACTAAGTCAAACTGACCAGTCGATAATGGCAAAGACaggctgaccaggtgatgatggtgaAGACCGGGGTAGAAAGCTGATGAGTTATCCAATAAGGGCAGAGCAGGCACAAACCCAACACAGGAACACAAGAAGCAGGCGGTGCACACAAACGCTGGAGAACCAACCTGCAGGCATTGAGATGGGACGATGTGGTAGGGGGTGGTTTTGTGTGGCAGGTGTAAGTAGGTGGAACGGCTTGGGGATAATTAGTCAGTGGCAGGTGCAGCTGAAGATGGCGACAGGGAAGAGCGTGGAGCTCAATCAGGcccagaaacacaaacaaaaggcCCTAGATATGACACAGATACTTTGTGCTCTTTTAATGTGATGGTTTTTCCGACTTTCTGAAAGTCTTTGGGTCTTTAATTGGATaacgattttttattttatttttttttacagtaagtATGTTATAATACAATAGATGCTTCATTGTATTGGAGACGAACAATTTCACGCATGTTTTTGTGCATCCCATTACCTAACCACACCACATAGTTTGCCATTTCCTGGAGTCgttttacaaaaacatacaaTTCCAGGGCCCACCAGTGGCACAGGAAAAGTGCCTGTGACTCATATAAAGAGGTCTTAGTCCTTGATGAGGCCATCCCGGGTTTCACTCTGACCCGTGGACCGGTGCCGCAtgcctgtcagcctactttcattaaaggcaaggcaaggcattTTCATTAAAGGCCACTggtgcaacaacaacaaaaagatacATCTCCAAAGATGATAGACAGACATAAAATAATACTATTTATCACCAAGGTTGGCCCCAAAGAGCAATTAGCAGAAAGTTTGCCGTATATTGAAATGTTGTTCAATGTGTCATTAAAATTGAGCACAGAGAAAATGTCTAACCGGGAAGACCGTCTACAGCAGATGAGCTGCAAGGTAAAAAGTTTGTctgaatgggcaaaaaaatttaaataatcaatattCTTCCTTTAGTTACCCATCTAACATGTGCCAAATTTGGCCTATGTGCTATTTAGAGCATTCTTAGTGCAAGAAATACTTATTTTTGACCCTTAAACAAAATACTCTTGGTAATCGAAAACATGTCTCTGTATCACACACTTTGAGTAACAAAGTGCCTAAAGAACCTAATAAAAAACCTCTCTATTAAGTTGTTCTGTACATAGACAAAGAGATGCATTATTTTGTGCTTGGTCAAAGCTGAGTAGTCTAGCTTAGCAAATAAGAATAAGACATTTTCGGAAATAGGTAAAGATCCTGCATGTAAACTATAATCAATGGCCCCATCATGTAAGAAAAGTTAAAAGGATTTTTGAAAACTGTGAAAATTATATTTCAAGaccactttacaataaaaccaaaaatccCTGCATCTTCAGCCCAAATAATacagtaaaattttatttttacaatctCTGTAAACAATAATTCTGCATGTCCTTGTTGTATATGATCTTTTAAGATGACATGAAAAATATGTGGTGATTTTTACTGGTTTAagtttgtaaatgtaaaaatgtctgTCTCTTTAGGCTGATGCCACTCATAACCGAGTGGTAAAGAGAGAAGATGGTGAAAAGCTtgctaaggtaaaaaaaaaacctgcggAATAACAAGAATCTATATGAAAATTTTGTTTAGCTTATACATCTGCAATCAtcaatatgttgttttttagttgttgtttttagacCCTCAATCaatcttatttatttgttcatgcatttgttacatGTTTCAAAAATTTCCTTTGTTTCACAACACAAAATACAAGTTCTGTCACACTAATAATGAGCAAAATAAAGACCAAATTTTGAGCGTGACAAACATTTAATGCTTTGACTCCGCAGGAGTTTGGGGTTCCCTTTATGGAGACTAGTTCCAGGACCGGTCTGAATGTAGAGCTGGCTTTCACTGCTGTGGCCAAGTGAGTACAACTACCTGTGTTTAGTTcaacctctttaaaaaaaaaatacaaatacttcTGACAAGGCTTTAGAGGTTTGTAAGATCTCTCTTAAAAATGACATCTTGTGTCTTAATAAGATTTATCTGTATAGTTAAAATAAAGGTGAATCAGAAGACCAAGGAATACACCACACAAACCCAGAACAAACTTGTGGAAACTTTTTGAAACTCCTTGAGACATTCAAGGAGACATTCTCCATCCAGTCAGACTGAACTTTGGGTATTTTGGAAAGAATTGGCAAGTTTCTTTATCTTTAAATGTGTAAAGCTAATAGAGAAATATCCCAAAAGACCTGTAGCTTTGACATCTTCATTGGCTGGAATAAGACAGACTGGACGTTAGAGctacaacataaataaaacatgaactaACTGCATATCCTCCTATTTTCGTTGTTGTTTTGCTTCAGGGAGCTGAAACACAGGTCCATGAAGGATCCCAGTGAAAAGTTTAAGCTGCATGAGTACGTGAACAAGGAGATGAAGGGTGCCGGCTGCTGCGCCTAAACGCTGCCTAAATGGTTGAAAATGTGTGTTCGTATGCTGATCAATCATCATTTTAATGTTGGAAATCTTTTCTGGGCTTATCAAGGTCGATGATTCGGCTTCATAGAGTTGTAAAACCTTCctgatctttttgtttctcttgttttaaTCTTCTGTCATGCTTCTCTTCCCCTGCCTGTGTCTTTAGCTGGGAATGGAGACCAAGGAAAATATAGCAGAGAACAGCTCAGTTAGCTGCctgttaataatttttttttttcgtctcaATGCAGCTGCACAATCTTTTGAATGAGAAACATATAATTGTCAATGTgtaattaattttattcaaactaATTGATTCACAACATGATTCGTCTTTCTTTTGAGAAGGTACATCTTTTGTAAGGCAGCTTATTTCCCacattattattcttattaataCTGGCagcttttgttaaaatgttctgaattaaGCTAGCTTGAAACTATACGTGTGGTGATGTCTCCTCTGTCCATGTTCCAGTGATCATAGAAGTGATTCAGCGGTTCTCCAAGGAGTCGGGTTGACTTACCAGCAGTAATTCAGAGTATTTTGTTGATTCCTGGGTGAATATTTGGGGATGTACATCCTTTCATcacacagcaaaatcaaaatGTTGTTGCTATTTTGGATACAATGCTACTGATGAGAAGAGTTTGGAAATTCTTAATTGTACAGATGTCTCTCTATAGCATCGGTAATTTCTATTTGTCATTGTctgctgtagttgttgttttttttcttgaggaGGGGGTCTTGATCTGAAAGCTTAATGGGGCTTATTGGGTCGACTGCAGTTTCAGCTGAGGTCTTTCCGTGTGGAGGTtgtgttctccttgtgcatgcatGGATACTCTCCAGATACTCCAGTATTCCTCAAACAGTCCAAAATCATGCATGCTGGATTCAAGATTTATATCACCCTGAAGTGCGAGTGAGCGGATGTTTGTCTTGCTTATCATAAGTGTTGACTCGTTGATGTAAGAGCGACTTATCCAGGGTGAAGGCCATCTCTGTCCCGCTGATCAACTGAGACAGGCAACGCTATCGCAATGACCATGAAGCTGAGCAGAAATGGAAAATCGATTGTGTAAACTCACTATACGTAAACTATAGGCATGAAAATATGTCAAATATGTTGTAAATaccttttttctgcatttagagGATTTTAGTAAAGCCTAATAGTACTTTAAATGGAGTTGCCCGTAAAGTTATCTTATTGTATTAGAATTAGGGATGTGCCGATCCAAGTCCCTGAAGAAACTCAACTCCAGATACCTGTTGCTGGTCTAGTGTCTGTGTTTTGGGCCGCCAAGCTCTGCCCGCTGCTCTCAGATACTCCCAGACAGCTTTTGGTGTAAGGAAGAGAGACTTGCAaagagagcagctgaaacacttcTAGTTAAATCTTATGACGTTGAAAGCAAAACACCAAATTTTTGTTGCAGAACAACTTTTTTCTGTGAACTTTGGAACTCAAAACTGAAACATGTTACAAGCCAAATTATCAACaagtcacatgaaaaaaaaacgagctgtagtttagggggggaaaaaatgccctttttaaaatatcagCTAGGACAAGACATGGGTTTAATCAAGTCAAGTCAGGGTTTAATCAAATTAGAAATCCAAGCACATTTTAGATAACATGTCAGTAGCTTATATTAAGACTCAAGAATAAACAAAATAGCCATTGCTATTATTAAAAATAGATAAGCGGGGATGCATGAAATAATatatctgtcatgatttgggtttttgtttattttgcctttggacctttttggacttttcttatcAGCCTGTCACCCCTCAGTCACCAGCCACTATCCTATCAGCTCAGTAACCAATCAATGAGCCCACATCAGCTCCACCTACTGCCATTAGGTGGAGCTGTCAACTCTCCCTGTccatatatacctgcctcagccaactcatccctgccagaacgtttCTTCTCTTCTCGTCCAGTTTGATGTGCCATCTCTATCAGTTCCTGTGtactcagccagctggactcttcttgAACGTAAACTCTGTGATGGCGACAGGTTCATGTCTTGGCCAGAACGTACGGTAATGAGTAATACTgatgaacccgatattcagccggacacagagttacgtttctttaaaaggtttattgtaaagGATTAATCTTGGCGGGTGAGAcagacaagcagaaccagacttgtaACGGCTGAGTTATGGCTGAtgatgcaggcaggcaggcagggatgagcaggagaacAGAAggtgcaggtagtgacagaccagaacagcCGATGTGgaccgaggaaccaccagaacgggccgAGCAAGCGGCtgagaaacaggcagaactgcagcatgcagactcAGGCAACATTTATCAGAAGAGTCCCACAGGCTGAatacacaggaactggtagagatGGCACATCAAACTGGACGAGAAGAGAAGaaacgttctggcagggatgagttggctaaggcaggtatatgtaggcaggtgGACAGAGTTGgaagtaattactggcagcaggtggagttgatgtgggctaattgactggaggctgagctgattggacagtgtcagggttctctgtgttggctgctctaactctactcctcaggtgtgtctagttggctgaggaggcgtggtccacacctgcagctcgttgcaggcggcttcctctggcttcttaagcagagcactggcagatggaagacgccggagccttaaccagtcgtggtacgacgtggcctctgtcccaactctcggaaaccagcttgtgagtttttttgttactcttcttttttgagtaattttttgtacctctctgttgctccagattttggtgcttggatgcactcacctgtcttgacgtcccgtccgaagaaacagaccagcagacctgtctgcttgctctggcgctcccctcatacttcctggaagttacccagcgaggcctgagatcccctttcccgggttctgttggttctgtgctcactctggtcaatccatctgtcaaccgctgccgatgaggtcgcctcggattcctcgccagctacatctgccgccctcagccactagccacctatctccatctgagtagtcacatagagttctcctgacgctacttcttcccggttaggtccgcccagcctaatggtaagcagcgcaactcctagcaagtttcctggctcttatttcagaagaactcacttgctctttcttacagactctccagccgtgacgttctgacccagccgagtcacctgtagttccgtccatagacctgcctgttttcctttaataaaaatctttaaaactgtgcattgcctcccgttcgtatctgcatgtgggctcgtcatctgaaaaccatgacagacagtggctggtggctgagagatGATAGGctgataagaaaaataaaataaatataaataaaaataaacaaaaacccaaatcatgacactatcTGCCAAAAAATGtagtttattttactgcaatttaaagCTAACACCTTGTCAGGCATATATGTGCAATTAATGTGAATTAGCAATCAGAACCTGTATCTGGAAAAATGCCTAATCTCAAATAAGACATCGGTTTTGGGGACCAAAACAAATCTGCATCAGGGACATATTTAATGtgaaacaaatgtaaatgtctGCTTTGTTGTGATATTTGTTGTCTATTAAAAATACCTTGTAGGCTGCTTCAATGactgctattttatttttacatactattatataaatatgtgtcATATTGTCTTGTTTTCTTAAGAACATTTGGACTTGTATGTTTGTATtgattgacaaaataaaatctattcttTGGGAAAGACACAgaggtttgattttgtttttttaaaatcaacatttgcatTTGTAGACTCCATCTTGATGCAAGAAATCCCCTCTCTGTGCTGCACGTTCAcacggatgtttttttttttttttttttgttccgtaATCTGTGTTTGACTTAAATGACAGCCGTTAAAGTCAATGCAGATATCAAAATGCCATTAACACATTTCAATAGCAACCGCAGATGATCATAAACCACCCTCCTGCCATTCTCTTCACAGTTCattcaaattatttaatatgaagCCCCGCAGGCACAGGTTAGGTGATATTAATGAGACGCTGGAGAGTTTTGGGAAAACTTAATAGTGAGTTTAAAATTTATTTGTCTCCCTCTGCTGGAGGACAATGTAATAACATGTCACCCATTAAAAGATTACAATGAAAACTTGGATTTAACATGAAAGCTGCTTAATGCAGAAAtcgagtggggggggggggggcaaatcaTTGCTTCATAAGACAATATTAAAGGTAAGGTATAGCTAcatttacagttaaaaaaataaatagttaaatacAATTGCACTCATACATATCAGTGATACAAAATAGCATGCATATGTGAGACCTTCACCTTGTTAGTCTTGTGTCATGTTATTCTTTCATACTTTATATTCCTGTTAAATGGCCCAAACTTAAATAATTTGCAAGATCAGTAATGGCAGTGTTGGTAAATACCGAATGTACCCGAGAAAATTAGACACCGCTGTTTCCTTGGATCCAAGCAGCAACAGTTTTGTCCTGTTTCAACAATTCAGTACATTAGGAGGGTCCATGCCCTGGCATTAATGAGCATTGGAGTGACAGACGTTTCCCAGGGGAAATGAGTCTGGCTCCTTTGTTGCTGAGGTCAAGGAGGGTGGAAAGGtggctgatgaagaggaggagttGTCGAAGCTCTTTCAACCTTTGGATCGAacatcagtttttctttgtacAGGACCCCACGATGAGATGCACTTCGAGGGGAGAGAGATAATCACGGTTTGTGCTTAAAGTAAGCCTccactgcaggaaaaaaaaaagatatcaaACTCATTCTCTGAAACAAAATATATGAATTCGACTTGACTCATCTGCTTACCGGCATACTCCCGCGGCAGCATCGGTCGGTTGATAACAATCTGAAAGGCTGCCATCCAGCTTTTCTGATCCTCCTCGGTCTCACAAGCAAAAAGAAACTTCCTGTCTGGAGTCACTATGGTAATTCCAAATGGCCAGTGGGTCCCCTGAGCGCTGGAAGGGAGGTAAggaaggacagagtagctgTTTTCCTTACTGCCAATGAAAACCTCGCCTCGAGCATAGGCATCCTATGAATGGAGAAAGAGTGACACAGATATTACCTGGTATATTGCACTTTTCTCCTcgtactgaccactcaaagcacctTACACTTTAGCCACGTTCGCTAATGTGCACACATTCTTACACTTTGATACGCAAATCAAACTTGCCCAGTTTGCCTAGGGGGGCAACATGTGAAGCAGTAAATCGAAATCAACCTTCTGGTTGCAAGGCAACTTCCCTACCCACTGATGCACAGTTACCAGGCAAAACACAGCGATTTAATCATGATCTGAAGCTATATACGGCTATCCTGACATGTTAGGCACTGCAAACAGGCGAAATAGTTAAATTCAGTTCTCTTGGCTACTATCGCTCAGAACtgagttgttttaaaaagagtCACGGCACCATCTTCTGGTGACTGTGGTCAACTACAGTGTTGCTCTTGAAATGTTCTAGTTTATACCAGTGGATCTTTGAAGTACATGAGCCTTCTTTCGTCCATCGTAAACCACCTCTTCTTGAAGCCTTCAGTGTGCTGAAAGTACCAAAAAAGAAGGTTTCAATATAACCTTTCAGACATGCAACTTTAAATCATCAAAGAGCTAATAAATATTAATCAGAGAATTACCTTCGGCCCAGTCTTCTCCATGTAACCCTCCTTTATGTAGTTCCTGGTTAGCTTTGGTAACAGCTACATATAGGAAAAAGAACAAGGTCTATTTACTTGATAAACTACTGTATGTGATGTTAAAACtgcaaaatttaaatttttcatttgaattttatAACAGCAAAAGGAAGCAGCaattatttgtgaaaataaaagaaactgatacaaagtttttaacattttcacaaattaTATTTGTGAAACTTCTAATCTGATAGACCCTAAAACATCCAATTTACTGCATTTGTAAACCATTTGTCTATTTGTGTTAAATTTAACATCAGTGAATAATCTAACTGTTCcattctggcctcagaggtttgctggaGAACATCATCCAGACAAAGGAATCCAGCAGACAGGTTCGGGAtaatgtttttggaaaatcGTGATGTAAAACAATATCCCTGGTTTTGAATTTCTCACAGAGAACTGCTCAGCCCATTACCTAAGACCCAGATGTAACAAATGGTTGTTTAGCTGAACTTCCAGGCACTTTTGTTGAGGCAACAGTGTCTGCAGAAACTTCACAGTTGTGGATTTGTCAGTCTATCACATTCTCAAAGTGTGGAGGATTTACACAGACTAAGAAGCAGCAGTAAGCAGCAACAACCCTTTAGTTTTACTCCAGATTTTCTAACTTCCTAAATATGTAATGTGATACACAGCATATGTAACAATCATGCAGATATAAAACAGCAATGTAAGAATAAAAACCTTCTTTCAGAAGGTCTGCTCACAGTTCAGGTTTAAGAGTTCAGTCCTGGAGcaatcttaatttttattttatttgcaaataatttttaaaaccaaCATCATGCTCATAACCTCTTTAAGAATCTTAGTTTAAACATAGGCTTTTAGATATTTCAAAATTATCCATTCCTCTTCAGGCATAtagttttctttctcctgaaAGATCTGTAAATGAGGTTTACAACTGATCAAACATATAGATATGCTTGAAGAGAAACTCATTCTTCTGCCTTTTTCAGGTGTCTAAAAGCCTGTATTTATACAAAGATTCTTGGGTCTTAAGAAGGTTTAAAGATTGTTAGTTTTTGTCTCAGACACAGTTaatttaaaaccaaataaacagTGACCTCTACAGGTGAAAGTAAGTATAAGGTGTATTACTGTCACAATatcatgttaaatttatttACTCTTAAAAGCACagattttaagacttttttaaCCTAAATACCACTGCCCAAACTACtctacaaatgtaaaaaaaagtagcttaatcaattttttttaactaggaAATCCTTTTTTGACAGTTTATTAAAACTCCAAAAATATCTATATAGTAATGTGTACAGTCCAGACCTTCCCTACATATACTCACCTCAGAGTTTGAAGCACCAGGAAATGCCACCTGCAGGTAGTGATATCTTGCAGCTCGGATTGCATTGAACCAGTCCACCATTTCCTTTAGGACAAAACATCAGGAAGCATCAGAAACAAACCCACTACCAGCTCCCTCACAGTCATATTTGCCTCAGCACAGCAGCACGCTGCACTCAAAATGGCttgaaatgtttgattttcagacattcttatttaaaaaaaaaaaagaaaaagttgccAACCTTGCCATCCTCATGGTAAACAAAGATATTCCTGGTGCTGTTGTCCTTCAGATAGGTAATCTGCAGCCCATGAGGAACGCCGATTTTAGCTGGCTGAAAAGTAGCATTCACAGTGCTGATCTTCATGATCGCTTTGGGCTCTCTGGCCTACAGGAAAAAAGACAGGACCCTGATAAAGCATCATGTCTTTAAGTCCTCAAACTATCAATTATGtgttaaagaaaactaaatatgcaatgaTGTAATTCAAACTGCAGCCTCAAATTTGCTTGTTTAGCTCACAAGATCACCTGTGTAGCATTTTAAAAAGCGATACATGAGCAACCACTCACATCATGCTTGTTGAAGTATTTCAGGACTCCTTCACGTTCAGTCAGAATAAATTTTCGGCTGAGGTACTGCCCGTTGTCTCTTCCTCGCTTCAATAAGCATCCTTCTCTGTAGCCTACCGAGACCAGAGTCACAGAGATGTTTTCATGATCAAGAATTCAAAAAAGGGAGAAATGGAGAAATACATACACCAATTAAAATAATCGACACAGAAGGGGGTGTCTGAGCTGGTTAATCTCAGGTCAATTGAGTGATGCCTCTTGTGATGTATCCAACAGCTTTATAGGTGGAAAACTGATTCCTATACTGGATTAGTTGGACTTATGATACTGTGAAGTCTTTCAATTCCGCTTGTtgaaaaacaccttaaaacaaTAACTAGGACAAATACAGGTCTCCCAAAACGACtccctttaaatgtttctgaatAATGCTTCCACTGAtttgacaacaacaaaaagatgtTTTGAACCATTTAGAATTTCTCATCTCGTATGTGCAGAAGGCTCGACCTTGTCATCCTCCCCGCAGCCCTGATATACCGTAATGCCCACAAATCAGTGCACTCTCTCTTTAAAGGTAATAAGttgttattttgatgttttagtCTTTatctttgctcagtttgttagtaaataaagccttttgtgtttatttacaatattaacggaagtacgtactgctTATGcgacag
Proteins encoded in this region:
- the LOC105924711 gene encoding arf-GAP with dual PH domain-containing protein 1 isoform X1, producing the protein MASDQERIRERIKELLKKPGNGNCADCGVAGPEWASYTLGVFVCHSCSGLHRNIAQISKVKSLLLDPWSSSEVEFIGSVGNIAAKAKYEQIVPAFYYQPTSKDCILLRDQWIRAKYERKEFMFVERQEPYSAGYREGCLLKRGRDNGQYLSRKFILTEREGVLKYFNKHDAREPKAIMKISTVNATFQPAKIGVPHGLQITYLKDNSTRNIFVYHEDGKEMVDWFNAIRAARYHYLQVAFPGASNSELLPKLTRNYIKEGYMEKTGPKHTEGFKKRWFTMDERRLMYFKDPLDAYARGEVFIGSKENSYSVLPYLPSSAQGTHWPFGITIVTPDRKFLFACETEEDQKSWMAAFQIVINRPMLPREYAVEAYFKHKP
- the LOC105924711 gene encoding arf-GAP with dual PH domain-containing protein 1 isoform X2 is translated as MASDQERIRERIKELLKKPGNGNCADCGVAGPEWASYTLGVFVCHSCSGLHRNIAQISKVKSLLLDPWSSSEFIGSVGNIAAKAKYEQIVPAFYYQPTSKDCILLRDQWIRAKYERKEFMFVERQEPYSAGYREGCLLKRGRDNGQYLSRKFILTEREGVLKYFNKHDAREPKAIMKISTVNATFQPAKIGVPHGLQITYLKDNSTRNIFVYHEDGKEMVDWFNAIRAARYHYLQVAFPGASNSELLPKLTRNYIKEGYMEKTGPKHTEGFKKRWFTMDERRLMYFKDPLDAYARGEVFIGSKENSYSVLPYLPSSAQGTHWPFGITIVTPDRKFLFACETEEDQKSWMAAFQIVINRPMLPREYAVEAYFKHKP